The following DNA comes from Capsicum annuum cultivar UCD-10X-F1 chromosome 7, UCD10Xv1.1, whole genome shotgun sequence.
TTGACAATGGTAATTGTCACTCTATTATATGCTCTTCAGGCGTAAGACGCCCAAGGATGACTAACTAAATTTAGAGAGATTTCATTGTTGATCCAAGTTTGACAAACAACATCCTACTATTTTACTCTAGCAACACACCTCTGGTGCTCCAGAAGTCTTCCATTTCCTTGATCTTTGTTAGAAGACAACATCCAACCAAAGAAATAGGGAAGAAATCTAATGTTTTGATtatgtaattttataaaataagtatGATCATAGTTGTGGTAATTCAGGTAATTCAGGTTTAGGTTCCTCTGGTTATAAACATAATCAAACTCTGCATAAAGGCAAGACTATCTCTCCTATGACTTTAAGATACAAGTAATAAATGGAAGAATACACACacaaatagacatatatataacaaatataCTTATTTATTATGATAAGATATTTCAAATCTAAAGATGAATGAGTATACAGAGatcaaacatcaagataaaaaaaaaaagtaaagtgaATTTTACTTACTGTTGTGGGAGAAACCATTGAAGGAGAATCAAAGAGCCCCACAAATTGTTCTGGCATCgttccttctttcattatcatATATGCCTTCAAAGAACTCAGTATTTGATTCTGGGAATTTATCATTTGATTGTAGTTTTCTCGACATTGGAATGAACAAGAACCTCCACTACATGATGCACTTGTACCACCGAAACGAGGTCTAACTTGTTGAAAAACTCTACTAGGAACAACTCCTAATCCCAAACATCTCACCCTTCTAGAGTGTGCTTTCCCTATCACCTTATCAATGGCATCATTTGGCGAAACTTGAGACTCATCATGGTGCTTTGGCtcaaagctaactcaattttttcctacatatagaaaatttattgtcaaaataaattaataataaaaattcatttGACATATTGTGGTTGATTTCTCAATAAGAATCTATGGCACATAAGTAAAACTCACACATATTTCTTTTGCCGTTTCATTAACATATAATCCATCTTGATTCTTATGAGTAGCAATGTATATTTGTGATCGTCTAGGCCACTGTCCAGTCTCGGtcatctataaattaaaaaatataatcaaaataatttaatatttaaaaatatacattCGAGGTTAATTCACTCACCATTACAACCTTCTTATAGCATTGGTTTTGGAGCCACCAGTGTGAGGAATTGTCTGTTTCTATCGAATTTCATGGTTTCTTTTAcgcattttcttataaaaatatattttaacgtcaattagaaaaaaataattatacaactaTAAAGAAATACATTTACAGAAATACCTTTGTTGATTCTttaaaattatattcaataaaAGAAATCCATTGATCTGGTGGGATCCCGTCCGACACCTTATCCATAATCTGAGCTTTACTTTTAAGTGGATCATCAACTTCATCCCACATGTTAATCTTATTTGCAGCCTACTTTTTTccaaaagataaagaaatatgTCGTCGAGCAACTGTTTCGACTGTGTCAAAGAAGAATTTgagcttcaaaataaaaataatggttagCTTTTCTATTACTTGcaaacataaaattcaaaaataaaaataaagaaatagttgTCAGCCTCTAAAAGTAATAAGAAGTGGTATAGTCGTTAGAATTTAGAGCTTATACCTTTATAATATGATCGAAGACTTGATTGAAGTATGTCACACGTAAATTCGACCATTTTTCAAAGTTGATTGGAAATACAGAGAAATCACAAGCTAAAATTCCATAAAAGCGTGAAAGAAGACTGCTTGATTCACCGAATGGTTCATCATAAACATCAAACTTAACCACGATACATTCTTCACCTGTTAAATTCAGACCTCCTTAGcttttactttgattttcttgacattATTTCTTGAATCTGTAATAAGAAAAGAGATTAGTAGAATCTATGAGAGATATTACATTGGATTAGAAAGGTCTGTTGGATATGTattgatagtttgaagtattTACCTGTTGCGTTTATGACCCAATGCGTATTCGATTCACGTCTagaatattttttgggtacagTCTGATTTGTGGGAGCTGCTTATGATGACTCCTCATTTGTTGGATCCAAATGTAATGTAGAATGAATTGATCTAGATGACTGTGACAAATCCTATTTGTTAGACCCGGATATGATGTAAAGTGAACTGAAGGAGATGGTTGTGATGAGTCTCGACCAACCAGAGATGGATATGATGTCAAGTGAACTGATTGGGATAGTTGTGATTCAAGCCAAATTGTCGGACTCGGATGTGGCGTGTCCTGATCTATAGAAGTTAGATGGGATGTTGAGTAAACTAGTTGAGGTGGTTGAGGTGCATGCTGAATTGGCAGAGGTAGATTTATTGGCAAACATGCTGATTCGGTACCTTGTGATGTAGATACCAACAAATCTGATTTTTGCTTTTTTTGTATGCACTTGAACCTTGGCATATCTGCAATATATCggcaaatatccatattttagtTACAATTACAAAACAAGAAGAGTGCTATTCATTAAATCCTTAGAAGTTTTCTGTTCAAGCCAATTCTCAGAAGTTTTTTGCACTACCAGCCTATGTCTGGAATCCTCTACTAAATCATAGTACTTTCAAACATCACATTAGAAATGCAAGTGAATTAGTATGTTCATTATTTTTAGATGAACCAACTGGCTGCACAAAATGGATTCACAGCAAATCAATCAATGTACAATGAGATTTTTTGCTACTCTCAGAAATTTTGTAAACCCGTAACATTCTTAAACTTTTGAGTTAAAATAATACCTTCTAGTTTTTAGTGAAATAGGAAGAGAAGCAACAAAGGGACAATAGCTGGCTCAACTGTCATTTGGTACTCAATGAGTTTGTCAACGCTACACACATTCTCTTTTgtgttttaagtttttgacttatTATGTTTTCAGGAGACAAGCAATTAAAGAATGACATTGTAATTGCAACAAAATTTGCAGCATACCCATGGCGCCAAATACCTGGATAATTTGTGAATGCTTGCACGTATTTTTCATCCTCATTTCTTCTGAtttttgaatatactgataatcagAAAAGTGGCTTCTCAAAGAAATCCATCTTCTCATCAAAGATTAAGACATTGTATCTAAAGTTAACAAATGGTATAGAGACTTTGTATCTAGAGGTTCATATATCTACAAAATCACGTACCTAAGTTCTCCTTGCTTCCAGTGTCCATGATTATAAAAGATGAGACCAAACCCAGTCGCCAGTAACTGCATTAAGTTAACAAAAGAATTAATAGTACTACTATGTTCTTTTTCCAAGGCCATACAGGAATTCTTCTCGATAGAGCTGCTTTCTCAATCGATAAAAAGTACGCAACTTTTGGCCGTTTTagttttaatataaaaaatctaAGATTTCCCAGTACATGTTTACATGTTGCAGATAGTTAGCTGTTTAATAATTCATAAATGTAAGTGAATATAAGAGTATACATATATACggtaccctccccagacctcacttgtgggattttatTGAGTATGTTGTTTAGCTCATGAGAAAGAACGTGTTAATCCTTATGTATCAAATATGTTTAATCGTTTATAATTCCTTGTATATAGCTTATGGGTTATTCCAAAATTGGTCTCTAGGTATAAACAACAATAAATAGCAGAATTAATGTGACACTATCTTCCAATGATAAGAAGTAAGGTCTGCAACTTTATGGGAGAGAAATACCTATTGTAGACGTTGCAGTTTTGATGAGAAAAACCATGCCTATGTACAAATATCCcaagaaaaatttaaagattaAGACACCCTTTACAAGTTTAGCCTCAAGCTACCATACCTTTATATGTCATCATGATCATAGCCTACATCTCTGTAAGGTGGTGGAAACTCTTTTCAGCAGAGCAATGCTCTGGAATCAACAAGTTTGTGGCAAAATTTTCAATACCTTTATGGTCCTTTCAAGTGATATCAGGAAGCAACCTCTACAAAGTATACCTGAAGCTTCTATTAGCAGATTtcattcaaaaaaattcttgTTGTCTTTCTACTGGCAGTTTTCGCCAAACTGAAGCCCAAAGGAAGCCTGACTTGGATCATAACAGGTCTTTCAGTTTCCACCCATCCAAACACCTTAATCCTAGGAATTCCGCTAATAAAGGCCATTTTTGGTGATGCGGCAGCAAAACTACTAACACAGCTAATTGCACTACAGAGCTTAGTTTGGTACAACAAAACTCTTCTCTAGCAGCAAAATAGCAAACAATCAACGCAGTAACTGCCTCTCATAATCAACACTATTACTTTGGAATACCAACCGAACAAAGAGATGTTAAATACAGAAAGAAATAGGGGATTTACCTTGGACGAGCAAGAGAAATATCAGTAAGCCAACCTAAAAATAGAGAGGGAGTACTAATCTCACGTCTTTAATTAGAATGAAGAAAAATAACACAACTAATATACTGTGAAATTAGTCGAGGTTCGCACCTTGCTGGCTCAGACagaatgattatttttttaaaaaaaaattagcacTACTAACATATCTTTCATCCCAATAAATGTACAAAAGACTTATTTGACATCCTGAGAATCATTTAAGTACCAACTATATAAGTGTTAAAGAAGTTAATACAATT
Coding sequences within:
- the LOC107875067 gene encoding uncharacterized protein LOC107875067; the protein is MWDEVDDPLKSKAQIMDKVSDGIPPDQWISFIEYNFKESTKMTETGQWPRRSQIYIATHKNQDGLYVNETAKEICEKIELALSQSTMMSLKFRQMMPLISQLMQPVDLFRPWMQGDHVIIVILMIVVDFIANCLGYSSMS